The following are encoded in a window of Halosolutus halophilus genomic DNA:
- a CDS encoding ABC transporter ATP-binding protein: MSDDPLLSVDRVDSGYGETQVLRDLSLSVDEGEIVSLVGRNGAGKTTTLRTIMGILAPTSGRVTYRGEDISTLDATTTAQRGLALVPEERRIFPELSVRENLELADHGGAPDADSLSVDEALETFENLQTRAGNPGSSLSGGEQQMLAIARALVGGAELVLLDEPTEGLAPYIVQDVMDIVADLNDRGITVLLVEQNVHVCLELADRNYVINQGEIVYEGTASDLRANDDVLDRYLGVTA; encoded by the coding sequence ATGAGTGACGATCCGCTGCTCTCGGTCGATCGGGTCGACTCGGGCTACGGCGAGACGCAAGTGCTCCGGGACCTGTCGCTGTCGGTCGACGAGGGCGAGATCGTCTCGCTGGTCGGTCGAAACGGCGCGGGGAAGACGACGACGCTGCGGACCATCATGGGAATCCTCGCCCCGACGAGCGGGCGAGTCACGTACCGTGGGGAGGACATCTCGACGCTCGACGCGACGACGACGGCACAGCGGGGGCTCGCACTCGTGCCGGAGGAGCGACGGATCTTCCCGGAGCTCTCGGTCAGGGAGAACCTGGAACTCGCCGACCACGGCGGGGCCCCCGACGCCGATTCGCTGTCGGTCGACGAGGCGCTCGAGACGTTCGAGAACCTGCAGACGCGCGCGGGCAACCCCGGGTCGTCGCTGTCGGGCGGCGAACAGCAGATGCTCGCGATCGCTCGCGCCCTCGTCGGCGGTGCCGAGCTCGTCCTGCTCGACGAACCGACCGAAGGGCTCGCGCCCTACATCGTCCAGGACGTGATGGACATCGTCGCCGACCTCAACGATCGGGGAATCACCGTCCTGCTCGTCGAACAGAACGTCCACGTCTGTCTCGAACTCGCCGATCGGAACTACGTGATCAACCAGGGCGAGATCGTCTACGAGGGAACCGCCTCGGACCTCCGGGCGAACGACGACGTCCTCGACAGGTACCTCGGCGTCACCGCGTGA
- the paaA gene encoding 1,2-phenylacetyl-CoA epoxidase subunit PaaA encodes MDLDTVKDRAGPREFSPADDLPEEYRKAATRMIEFHANSEIMGAYLERPFIRQAPSIDRKLAFSAKVQDEIGHGQLLYRAAESLGVKTREEMLDDLANGDGKFLNCFHYPMEKWPETAMIAFFVDGAAMRRQATLRRTSWEPYAHAMDKVCFEEGFHVKHGEDILATLMSGSRKEQEQTQEAFETWWPRIIQFFGPTDDQSTHHDFAASVGLKQKSNDELRTAFLNQYIPKAEKYGLEIPDEPRIRKNDEGDYEVVESDLDWDEFFTIAKNEYDPGLGQINGRKAAQEAVQWVRDTIETDSTAAGGHAPQAAD; translated from the coding sequence ATGGACCTCGACACAGTGAAAGACCGGGCGGGGCCGCGGGAGTTTAGCCCCGCCGACGACCTCCCCGAGGAGTACCGGAAGGCGGCGACGCGGATGATCGAATTCCACGCGAACAGCGAGATCATGGGCGCGTACCTGGAGCGGCCGTTCATCCGCCAGGCCCCGAGCATCGATCGGAAGCTGGCCTTTTCGGCGAAGGTACAGGACGAAATCGGTCACGGACAGTTGCTCTATCGCGCCGCCGAATCGCTCGGCGTCAAGACCCGCGAGGAGATGCTGGACGACCTCGCCAACGGCGACGGGAAGTTCCTCAACTGCTTTCACTACCCGATGGAGAAGTGGCCCGAGACGGCGATGATCGCGTTCTTCGTCGACGGTGCGGCGATGCGTCGGCAGGCCACGCTCCGGCGGACGAGTTGGGAACCGTACGCCCACGCGATGGACAAGGTGTGTTTCGAGGAAGGGTTCCACGTCAAACACGGCGAGGACATCCTCGCGACGCTGATGAGCGGCTCGCGGAAAGAACAGGAACAGACCCAGGAGGCCTTCGAGACGTGGTGGCCCCGCATCATCCAGTTCTTCGGGCCGACCGACGATCAGAGCACGCACCACGACTTCGCGGCCTCCGTGGGGCTGAAACAGAAGTCCAACGACGAACTCCGGACCGCCTTCCTCAACCAGTACATCCCCAAGGCGGAGAAGTACGGCCTCGAGATCCCGGACGAGCCCCGCATCCGCAAGAACGACGAGGGCGATTACGAGGTCGTCGAGAGCGACCTCGACTGGGACGAGTTCTTCACGATCGCGAAGAACGAGTACGACCCCGGACTCGGCCAGATCAACGGCCGCAAGGCCGCACAGGAGGCCGTCCAGTGGGTCCGCGACACGATCGAAACCGACAGTACAGCCGCCGGCGGCCACGCGCCGCAGGCGGCCGACTGA
- the paaI gene encoding hydroxyphenylacetyl-CoA thioesterase PaaI: MTDTEAIRNHIESDPYCETLGIDLVDLKPGVARTRLEITDDLTNFHGTPHGGAIYSLADAAFAAASNADGETAVALETNISYLEAVEVGTVLTATAEETHDGGRTAEFEVVVTDEDDDRVATFRGRVYNP; encoded by the coding sequence ATGACGGATACCGAGGCCATCCGCAACCACATCGAGAGCGACCCCTACTGCGAGACGCTCGGGATCGACCTCGTCGACCTCAAACCGGGAGTCGCACGGACGCGACTCGAGATCACCGACGACCTGACGAACTTCCACGGGACGCCCCACGGCGGCGCAATCTACTCGCTCGCCGACGCCGCGTTCGCCGCCGCCTCGAACGCGGACGGGGAGACCGCGGTCGCCCTCGAGACGAACATCTCGTACCTCGAAGCCGTCGAGGTCGGGACCGTCCTCACCGCGACGGCCGAAGAAACCCACGACGGTGGGCGCACCGCAGAGTTCGAGGTCGTCGTCACCGACGAGGACGACGATCGCGTCGCGACGTTTCGCGGCCGCGTGTACAACCCGTGA
- a CDS encoding MaoC/PaaZ C-terminal domain-containing protein, translating into MAYSYEPHYFEDFEEGQEFQSVGRTVTETDFVMHSALAGDWTELHTNKEYAEDGPFDGRIAHGPMTFVHATGFVYRSGIVERTAYAFLGMNYMDIPNPVYIGDTISLEMVVSEKNDVDHDDAGIVVLDTEMTNQDGTVVFQGDMKFLIHRKE; encoded by the coding sequence ATGGCATACAGTTACGAGCCGCATTACTTCGAGGACTTCGAAGAGGGCCAGGAGTTCCAGAGCGTCGGTCGCACCGTCACGGAGACCGACTTCGTCATGCACTCGGCGCTGGCCGGCGACTGGACGGAGTTACACACCAACAAGGAGTACGCCGAGGACGGCCCGTTCGACGGCCGAATCGCCCACGGCCCGATGACGTTCGTCCACGCGACGGGCTTCGTCTACCGATCGGGAATCGTCGAGCGCACGGCCTACGCCTTCCTCGGAATGAACTACATGGACATTCCGAACCCCGTCTACATCGGAGATACGATCTCGCTCGAGATGGTCGTCAGCGAGAAGAACGACGTCGATCACGACGACGCCGGAATCGTCGTCCTCGACACCGAAATGACCAACCAGGACGGCACCGTCGTCTTCCAGGGCGACATGAAGTTCCTCATTCATCGCAAGGAGTGA
- a CDS encoding ABC transporter permease, with translation MVGELLQILFDGLTIGVVYVLLAAGLSVIFGVMHVINFAHGELFALGAYFALALVAPFGAAGFFVALLVAPLLVGVVGVAIERYTVRPLYGRNPLYHILLTFGLVLVINDLIYLVWGTGSTSLAVPAVLSGSIDVLGLNTSVYNTFIIVFGSVMALAVWAVLEHTKYGLIIRAGSQDRQMVRNLGIDIDRYYSLVFGGGAALAAVAGIILGGYQTVNPGMGMSIIIPAFVIVVLGGLGSFRGAVVGGLLVGIIQTFLRTYVPFFEGLVIFLLMIVVLLFRPRGLFGVEFEEESGGDLLTGSDGGILDPRTRTRLGLAMVGVLAVVPLGAGTLYSSYAVTFVIEVMIWALFALSLDFVMGYTGLVSLGHALFYGLGAYAVAIALLYVSGSAIVAIAFAIVVSAAIAWFVGYLSIRVSGVYFAMITLAFAELFYNALYRDPRGLTGGSEGQFGLSTYYGIAGMGVSLDDVAIFLGPVALTGQSLFYYIALASLVAAFLLTRRMLESPFGSVLKSIRENEQRATFIGYETTVYKRRAFVISGALAGVAGGLFTLNAGYATPSFAYWLHSGEVIVMVILGGLGTLYGPIVGSAVFFGLEGVLTDFTSRWRLVLGTIFVLFVIFLPRGLVSLPAQVAPYVTGGSGPGPDAAEPTPDEPSVRGDD, from the coding sequence ATGGTCGGAGAACTCCTCCAGATTCTGTTCGACGGGCTGACGATCGGCGTCGTCTACGTGTTGCTCGCCGCCGGACTGTCGGTCATCTTCGGCGTCATGCACGTCATCAACTTCGCCCACGGAGAACTGTTCGCGCTCGGGGCGTACTTCGCGCTCGCACTGGTCGCGCCGTTCGGGGCGGCCGGCTTCTTCGTCGCGTTGCTCGTCGCCCCGCTGCTGGTCGGCGTCGTCGGCGTCGCGATCGAACGCTACACGGTGCGACCGCTGTACGGTCGGAATCCCCTCTATCACATCCTGCTCACGTTCGGCCTGGTGCTGGTGATAAACGACCTGATATACCTCGTCTGGGGGACGGGAAGCACCAGCCTCGCCGTGCCGGCGGTGCTCTCGGGATCGATCGACGTCCTCGGGCTCAACACCAGCGTCTACAACACGTTCATCATCGTCTTCGGGAGCGTCATGGCGCTGGCCGTCTGGGCGGTCCTCGAACACACGAAGTACGGGCTGATCATCCGGGCCGGGTCCCAGGACCGGCAAATGGTTCGCAACCTCGGGATCGACATCGATCGGTACTACTCGCTCGTCTTCGGCGGGGGCGCGGCGCTCGCCGCCGTCGCGGGTATCATCCTCGGCGGCTACCAGACGGTCAACCCGGGGATGGGGATGTCGATCATCATTCCGGCGTTCGTAATCGTCGTCCTCGGCGGCCTCGGCAGCTTCAGGGGCGCCGTCGTCGGCGGTCTCCTCGTCGGGATCATCCAGACGTTCCTGCGTACCTACGTCCCGTTCTTCGAGGGACTGGTGATCTTCCTGCTGATGATCGTCGTCCTCCTCTTTCGACCCCGCGGGCTGTTCGGGGTCGAATTCGAAGAGGAGAGCGGCGGCGACCTCCTCACCGGCTCCGATGGCGGGATCCTCGACCCGCGGACCCGGACCCGACTCGGACTCGCGATGGTCGGCGTGCTCGCGGTGGTCCCCCTCGGGGCGGGGACGCTGTACTCGTCGTACGCGGTCACGTTCGTGATCGAGGTCATGATCTGGGCGCTGTTCGCGCTCAGCCTGGACTTCGTGATGGGCTACACGGGACTGGTTTCGCTCGGCCACGCGCTGTTCTACGGGCTCGGGGCCTACGCGGTCGCGATCGCCTTGCTCTACGTGAGCGGTTCCGCGATCGTCGCGATCGCTTTCGCGATCGTCGTCTCCGCGGCGATCGCCTGGTTCGTCGGCTACCTCTCGATCCGCGTCTCCGGGGTCTACTTCGCCATGATCACGCTCGCCTTCGCCGAGTTGTTCTACAACGCCCTGTACCGGGACCCGCGCGGGCTGACCGGCGGTTCGGAGGGCCAGTTCGGGCTCTCGACGTACTACGGGATCGCCGGGATGGGAGTCTCGCTCGACGACGTCGCGATTTTCCTCGGCCCCGTCGCGCTGACCGGCCAGTCGCTGTTTTACTACATCGCGCTCGCGAGTCTGGTCGCCGCGTTCCTGCTCACCCGGCGGATGCTCGAGTCGCCGTTCGGGTCGGTGCTCAAGTCCATCCGCGAGAACGAGCAGCGAGCGACGTTCATCGGCTACGAGACGACCGTCTACAAGCGGCGCGCGTTCGTGATCAGCGGCGCGCTGGCGGGCGTGGCCGGCGGGCTCTTCACCCTCAACGCGGGGTACGCGACGCCGTCGTTCGCCTACTGGCTCCACTCCGGCGAAGTGATCGTGATGGTCATCCTCGGGGGCCTGGGAACGCTCTACGGACCGATCGTCGGTTCGGCGGTGTTCTTCGGTCTCGAAGGGGTACTCACGGACTTTACCAGCAGGTGGCGGCTGGTGCTCGGGACGATCTTCGTCCTGTTCGTCATCTTCCTCCCGCGCGGACTGGTGTCGCTCCCGGCCCAGGTCGCCCCGTACGTGACGGGCGGGTCCGGTCCCGGCCCGGACGCCGCGGAGCCCACGCCGGACGAACCGAGCGTCAGAGGTGACGACTGA
- a CDS encoding ABC transporter ATP-binding protein: MATEPTTSTRRNTDEPILRTENLVKKFGQFTATDRIDLTVPRGEFRSIIGPNGAGKTTLFNLVTGALPVTDGSIYFDGEEITSLSPSQRVRRGIGRSFQISNVFGGLTVRENVRLAAQSIGRDQYNVAESLFKPTDRYDEMNDRTDRILDRIGLADVADETADALAYGDKRRLEIGVVLATDPDLVLFDEPTAGMSVEETQETIDLIEEVLVDQTLLLIEHDIELVMELSDRITVLNRGQVLAEGTPDEIAENQDVQDAYLGGMLE; encoded by the coding sequence ATGGCTACGGAACCGACCACATCCACACGACGCAATACCGACGAACCGATCCTCCGGACGGAGAACCTCGTCAAGAAGTTCGGCCAGTTCACGGCGACCGATCGGATCGACCTGACGGTGCCGCGAGGCGAGTTTCGGAGCATCATCGGCCCGAACGGCGCCGGCAAGACCACGCTGTTCAACCTCGTCACGGGCGCACTGCCCGTCACCGACGGGTCGATCTACTTCGACGGCGAGGAGATCACCTCCCTGTCGCCCTCGCAGCGAGTGCGCCGCGGGATCGGCCGATCGTTCCAGATATCGAACGTCTTCGGTGGGCTCACCGTGCGCGAAAACGTCAGGCTCGCCGCCCAGTCGATCGGGCGCGACCAGTACAACGTCGCCGAATCGCTGTTCAAACCGACCGATCGGTACGACGAGATGAACGATCGGACCGATCGGATCCTCGACCGGATCGGCCTCGCCGACGTCGCCGACGAAACGGCGGACGCGCTCGCCTACGGGGACAAGCGACGACTCGAGATCGGGGTCGTGCTCGCGACCGACCCCGATCTCGTCCTGTTCGACGAACCGACCGCCGGCATGAGCGTCGAGGAGACCCAGGAGACGATCGACCTGATCGAGGAGGTGCTGGTCGACCAGACGCTGTTGCTCATCGAGCACGACATCGAACTCGTCATGGAACTCTCCGATCGCATCACCGTGTTGAACCGCGGGCAGGTCCTCGCGGAGGGGACGCCCGACGAGATCGCCGAGAATCAGGACGTTCAGGACGCCTATCTCGGGGGGATGCTCGAATGA
- a CDS encoding enoyl-CoA hydratase/isomerase family protein, protein MHVHDADAVRYLTFDRPDVRNAFTAEVARELADALADLDPTELDAVVLAGEGEAFSAGGDIEAMAEREETPKEAYDRVRTTLGRVAEWALRSPVPIVASVDGDAVGAGLSLVAAADFAYAGESARFGASFVNVGLVPDLGGTVTLPRLVGLREAKELAFTGRLVDAAEAERLGIVNETVPDDELDDRVDDLLETLAAQPTENIGLAKRAIHDNLGRSWRDGLEREAHLQSLAYGTDAHETGVEAFLEGRSPTFE, encoded by the coding sequence ATGCACGTCCACGACGCGGACGCCGTCCGGTACCTCACGTTCGATCGACCCGACGTTCGAAACGCGTTCACCGCGGAAGTCGCGCGCGAACTCGCGGACGCGCTCGCCGATCTCGATCCGACCGAACTCGACGCCGTCGTCCTCGCGGGAGAGGGCGAGGCGTTCAGCGCCGGCGGCGACATCGAGGCGATGGCCGAGCGCGAGGAGACGCCGAAGGAAGCGTACGATCGCGTCCGCACCACGCTCGGCCGCGTCGCGGAATGGGCGCTGCGGAGTCCCGTCCCGATCGTGGCGAGCGTCGACGGCGACGCCGTCGGCGCGGGGCTCTCGCTCGTCGCCGCCGCGGACTTCGCCTACGCCGGCGAATCGGCCCGGTTCGGTGCGTCGTTCGTCAACGTCGGGCTCGTTCCCGACCTGGGTGGAACGGTGACGCTGCCGCGACTCGTCGGGTTGCGGGAGGCGAAGGAACTCGCGTTCACCGGCCGACTCGTCGACGCCGCGGAAGCCGAACGGCTGGGCATCGTCAACGAAACGGTTCCCGACGACGAACTCGACGACCGCGTCGACGACCTCCTCGAGACGCTCGCGGCGCAGCCGACGGAGAACATCGGGCTCGCAAAGCGGGCGATCCACGACAATCTCGGGCGATCGTGGCGGGACGGACTCGAGCGCGAAGCGCACCTCCAGTCGCTCGCGTACGGAACGGACGCCCACGAAACGGGCGTCGAGGCGTTTCTCGAGGGTCGATCCCCGACGTTCGAGTGA
- the paaK gene encoding phenylacetate--CoA ligase PaaK, with protein sequence MSYTQIETAPREEIRELQNERLRETVRNAYENVEYYRDAFDEAGVAPEDIRTVDDLQKVPFTTKADFRDEYPDGLFAVDDDDVLRIHASSGTTGKPKIVAYTEDDLDVWSEVVARSLVASGVEPGDTVQNGYGYGLFTGGLGLHYGIEELGATVIPIGGGQTQRQVELLQDLESDAIACTPSYSLYLAETADEMGIDPSELPVSTVIFGAEPCTDPMREEIEDRLDATGIDIYGLSEIIGPGVSNECHEAQDGLHIWEDHFYPEVIDPQTGEVLPEGEEGELVLTTLTKEALPAIRYRTGDLTTLTSDECECGRTMVRMDNVTGRADDLLIVRGVNLYPSQIEEVVLEFDEVAPYYRIDLYREDNLDRLELSIEREPDVAVDETELHDRVLTRLENVLSFTPDDLIIAEPGSIERTEVGKVKRVYDHR encoded by the coding sequence ATGAGTTATACGCAGATCGAGACGGCACCGCGGGAAGAGATTCGGGAGCTGCAAAACGAACGGCTCCGCGAGACGGTCCGCAACGCCTACGAGAACGTCGAGTACTACCGGGACGCGTTCGACGAAGCGGGCGTCGCGCCGGAGGACATTCGGACGGTCGACGACCTCCAGAAGGTACCGTTCACCACGAAAGCCGACTTCCGCGACGAGTACCCCGACGGCCTCTTCGCCGTCGACGACGACGACGTTCTCCGCATTCACGCCTCTTCCGGCACGACCGGCAAACCCAAGATCGTCGCCTACACCGAGGACGACCTCGACGTGTGGAGCGAGGTCGTCGCCCGGAGTCTCGTCGCGTCCGGCGTCGAACCGGGAGATACGGTCCAGAACGGCTACGGCTACGGCCTGTTCACGGGTGGCCTCGGCCTCCACTACGGGATCGAAGAACTCGGGGCGACGGTCATCCCGATCGGCGGCGGCCAGACTCAGCGGCAGGTCGAGTTGCTGCAGGACCTGGAGAGCGACGCGATCGCGTGTACGCCCTCGTACTCGTTGTACCTCGCCGAGACGGCCGACGAGATGGGGATCGACCCGTCGGAACTGCCGGTCTCGACGGTTATCTTCGGTGCCGAACCCTGTACCGACCCGATGCGCGAGGAGATCGAAGACCGACTCGACGCGACCGGGATCGACATCTACGGCCTCTCGGAGATCATCGGCCCTGGCGTCTCAAACGAGTGTCACGAGGCCCAGGACGGGTTGCACATCTGGGAGGATCACTTCTACCCCGAGGTGATCGATCCCCAGACGGGCGAGGTGCTCCCCGAGGGCGAGGAGGGCGAACTCGTGTTGACGACGCTGACGAAAGAGGCCTTACCGGCCATCCGGTATCGCACCGGCGACCTCACCACGCTCACGTCCGACGAGTGCGAGTGCGGGCGCACCATGGTTCGCATGGACAACGTCACCGGTCGTGCCGACGACCTCCTCATCGTCCGCGGCGTCAACCTCTACCCCAGCCAGATCGAAGAGGTCGTCCTCGAGTTCGACGAGGTGGCGCCGTACTACCGGATCGACCTCTATCGGGAGGACAATCTGGATCGCCTCGAACTGTCGATCGAGCGCGAACCGGACGTCGCCGTCGACGAGACGGAGTTGCACGACCGCGTGCTCACCCGACTCGAGAACGTCCTCTCGTTCACGCCGGACGACCTGATCATCGCCGAACCGGGCAGCATCGAACGGACCGAGGTGGGGAAGGTCAAGCGTGTCTACGATCACCGGTAG
- a CDS encoding ABC transporter substrate-binding protein, whose product MTRGGRGHGRRRDVLKAITAGTVAGLTGLAGCVGDPEEASDEDDEEFDTVQFGVLEPFTGEFSDLAEERHQGTELAIQQVNESDEYDFEIEYSEYDTQLDPATATQRAQEAVQSDEAQFITGCISSSVALAINDFALENEVVYTPGAADVSITGSNCNEYVFRFETNTAQIAEVMAQWTTDEFGDRIFYHIADYAYGESVLNEVETRMESISDSYEQVDVTRSDPGSTDFEAFISQIASASDDADALVVGMTGADLAIFLSQASERGLQDEIPIVTTTGSFRAIRAGAGAGAYNTYSGVRYVPSIETGDNQAFVEAYESEYDAVPDNFSRVGYESIRMVANGIREAGSRDPTTVAETLSGLEHDTIFGPNEFRECDQQALNPVWMGECVEPDDGDIADVELLTDLSGEDAAPDCEEIDCDL is encoded by the coding sequence ATGACCCGAGGTGGCAGGGGCCATGGGCGGAGACGTGACGTTCTCAAAGCAATAACTGCGGGGACTGTCGCCGGACTGACCGGATTGGCCGGTTGTGTTGGCGATCCTGAAGAAGCATCCGACGAAGACGACGAGGAGTTCGACACGGTCCAGTTCGGCGTCCTCGAACCGTTCACGGGCGAGTTCAGTGACCTCGCCGAAGAGCGACATCAGGGGACCGAACTCGCGATCCAGCAGGTCAACGAGAGCGACGAGTACGACTTCGAAATCGAGTACAGCGAGTACGACACGCAACTCGACCCGGCGACGGCGACACAGCGAGCCCAGGAGGCGGTCCAGTCCGACGAGGCGCAGTTCATCACCGGCTGTATCTCGAGTTCCGTCGCGCTCGCGATCAACGATTTCGCGCTCGAGAACGAGGTAGTCTACACGCCGGGGGCGGCAGACGTCTCGATCACGGGGAGCAACTGCAACGAGTACGTGTTCCGGTTCGAGACGAACACCGCACAGATCGCCGAAGTGATGGCCCAGTGGACCACCGACGAATTCGGCGATCGGATCTTCTACCACATCGCGGACTACGCCTACGGCGAGTCGGTCCTGAACGAAGTCGAGACGCGGATGGAGTCGATCAGCGACTCCTACGAACAGGTCGACGTGACCCGATCGGACCCGGGGTCGACCGACTTCGAGGCGTTCATCAGCCAAATCGCGAGCGCGAGCGACGACGCCGACGCGCTCGTCGTGGGGATGACCGGTGCCGACCTCGCGATTTTCCTCTCGCAGGCCAGCGAGCGCGGGCTACAGGACGAGATTCCGATCGTGACGACGACGGGGTCGTTCCGCGCCATCCGCGCCGGTGCCGGCGCGGGTGCGTACAACACCTACAGCGGGGTCCGATACGTTCCGAGCATCGAGACCGGTGACAACCAGGCGTTCGTCGAGGCGTACGAATCGGAGTACGACGCCGTCCCGGACAACTTCTCGCGCGTCGGCTACGAGTCGATCCGGATGGTCGCGAACGGGATCCGCGAGGCCGGATCGCGCGATCCGACGACGGTCGCGGAAACGCTCTCGGGACTGGAACACGACACGATCTTCGGCCCGAACGAGTTCCGGGAGTGCGACCAACAGGCGCTGAACCCGGTCTGGATGGGCGAGTGCGTCGAACCGGACGACGGCGACATCGCGGACGTCGAACTCCTGACGGACCTGTCCGGGGAAGACGCAGCGCCCGACTGCGAGGAGATCGACTGTGACCTGTAA
- a CDS encoding universal stress protein, with translation MYRILVGLDTDVDRATAQASAIETMPGATDEITAILAHVFQENPEGRSVQQLDGVRHVAASFDERGVDYEYYEASGEPARELITAADETDADMICLSGRKRTPTGKVIFGSVTQSVILGTDMPVMTVSPEG, from the coding sequence ATGTACCGGATACTGGTCGGACTCGACACCGACGTGGACCGGGCGACCGCACAGGCGTCGGCGATCGAGACCATGCCGGGTGCGACCGACGAGATTACGGCGATACTCGCGCACGTCTTTCAGGAGAACCCCGAGGGACGATCGGTCCAGCAACTCGACGGCGTCCGACACGTAGCAGCGTCCTTCGACGAGCGCGGCGTCGACTACGAGTACTACGAGGCGAGCGGGGAACCGGCACGCGAACTGATCACCGCGGCCGACGAGACGGACGCGGACATGATCTGTCTGTCGGGACGGAAACGAACGCCGACTGGGAAGGTCATCTTCGGCAGCGTCACGCAGTCGGTCATCCTCGGAACCGATATGCCCGTGATGACCGTCAGTCCCGAAGGGTGA
- a CDS encoding helix-turn-helix domain-containing protein, giving the protein MIDECLAVEFRVENDDCPLAEATQASSVDVEVSAQPPQRRSDGYDLLQFSSPTSDRLTQALDDDERISYLHVSKTDGRNRYRCLSKHPCVVHRLIDGGLIVETLRYRDGAAMIFGAVVGRDVLKGVMEAAGDTVGVKLERVYPLQSEAKESPSQRWNLTPAQEECIRTALEMGYFAIPRETSSEVVADELGISKSAFLERLRRGEAALFRQIFR; this is encoded by the coding sequence ATGATCGACGAATGTCTCGCGGTCGAATTTCGCGTCGAAAACGACGATTGTCCGCTTGCGGAGGCGACACAGGCGAGTTCCGTCGACGTCGAGGTCAGCGCGCAACCGCCACAGCGGCGCAGCGACGGCTACGATCTCCTGCAGTTCAGTTCGCCGACGAGCGATCGGTTGACCCAGGCCCTCGACGACGACGAGCGGATCTCGTACCTGCACGTCTCGAAGACCGACGGACGGAACCGGTATCGGTGCCTGTCGAAACATCCCTGCGTCGTCCACCGACTGATCGACGGGGGACTCATCGTCGAGACGCTGCGATACCGGGATGGCGCGGCGATGATCTTCGGCGCGGTCGTCGGTCGAGACGTTCTCAAGGGCGTCATGGAGGCGGCCGGCGACACCGTCGGCGTCAAACTCGAGCGGGTCTATCCACTCCAGTCCGAAGCGAAGGAGTCCCCCAGTCAGCGGTGGAATCTCACGCCGGCCCAGGAGGAGTGCATCCGCACGGCCCTCGAGATGGGATACTTCGCGATTCCCCGCGAGACGTCCTCCGAAGTCGTCGCCGACGAACTCGGGATCAGCAAGTCCGCGTTTCTCGAGCGACTCCGCCGCGGCGAAGCGGCGCTGTTTCGGCAGATCTTCCGGTAG
- a CDS encoding GNAT family N-acetyltransferase: MPTDTCSAWDPSNCDGTAGCPPRCPRFVDKHGEPILVEPFESARFEALVSMYVDYPEAHRSMGIPPVGRDRIAEWLDRLIERGFNVVAAHDGTVVGHAAYSPCSSVEPQFVVFVDPAFHDRGIGTELCRHVIAFAADAGHDALVLDVDAANERAVHVYRRMGFETVDRSGNDLRMRLSFDEPIVETVQLPPAERPANR, from the coding sequence ATGCCGACCGATACCTGCTCCGCCTGGGACCCCTCGAACTGTGACGGAACGGCGGGCTGTCCCCCTCGCTGCCCCCGATTCGTCGACAAACACGGCGAACCGATTCTGGTCGAGCCTTTCGAGTCCGCTCGCTTCGAGGCGCTCGTCTCGATGTACGTCGACTATCCCGAGGCCCACCGATCGATGGGGATTCCGCCCGTCGGCCGCGATCGCATCGCGGAGTGGCTCGATCGCCTGATCGAGCGCGGCTTTAACGTCGTTGCCGCTCACGACGGGACGGTCGTCGGCCACGCGGCCTACTCGCCGTGCTCGAGCGTGGAACCCCAGTTCGTCGTCTTCGTCGATCCGGCGTTCCACGACCGCGGCATCGGGACCGAACTCTGCCGACACGTGATCGCCTTCGCCGCCGACGCCGGACACGACGCGCTCGTGCTCGACGTCGACGCCGCGAACGAGCGGGCAGTGCACGTCTACCGTCGGATGGGGTTCGAGACGGTCGATCGGAGCGGGAACGACCTCCGGATGCGCCTCTCGTTCGACGAACCGATCGTCGAGACGGTGCAGTTACCGCCGGCGGAGCGACCGGCGAACCGCTGA